In one window of Aphidius gifuensis isolate YNYX2018 linkage group LG4, ASM1490517v1, whole genome shotgun sequence DNA:
- the LOC122855526 gene encoding uncharacterized protein LOC122855526, with the protein MAMSHLGKYTVLGVLVLLFYVSSGFRVRETGQAAALEQVNSCSSKHDKCPDNVPVTHSSPALSNKRIQTNEKVGNKLINDKSRQPHVEIKEKLHQGHGKTKPIAGRAGDILKKSGKLINNNDDDDDDDDDDDSDEVKTAEDSDEAVVEVDDDDDDDDDDDDDDDDDDDDEVGGIREHKVKIDSKKIYKGGHKVKKTDNDENDNSKASSINKRIDAKRLLKKDTKNEQSKKVGAGKKLNDSDEDDDDDDDDDDDDDDDDDDDDDDDDDDSQEKIDKKKNVKKLATGLKKGKDNKKDDDDDDDDDDDDDDTEELNDSDDDDDDDDDDDDDDDDDDDDSKEDEKKKKKGKELKTDKEKKLKAKKKIDDDDDDDDDDDDDDDDDDDDDDDDDDDDDDDDDDDDDDDDDDDDDNDTKEKLEERRKTSDDDDDDDDDDDDDDDDDDDDDDDDDDDDDDDSKEKNSKNKKLDIKNSPSRSKIELSKSKGTSKTLESTKEKNLKDTKKVELKTDKKVEKKTEKKVEAKSEKKEIKQPKKIEKKLTKVDKKSELDKKKEGSPKKQKDTSVSLEKLNELLLKLPNFVPDYSEVDDDSSCQQDGKIFLRQLRGNKLWALQMLDASAKVPSGLLRGNINQLGDYDQCLGISSRIKVDEKQTVKIQGKYCLGSIDFHPSIQETKVAANLMQSRGFLRGNMRDTSHFVPRFTTANWAICLPHSCSAEQAKKTIESGLKIFNMTTGLKFTVDVDPDMCYVQEKSQSFSKETIGVLYFYAMIVCLVIIATLRDYIVISEKQNYSERIIMSFSLRRTVKSLIKPIKLETNEITCIHGIRTIATMMLYVAHKMIPIGSTPFANRIVWTEVANNPISSLLRVSLVYTDSFLLLSGVLTAFNHGKSTENRRYFSRFIARFIRLTPALLVVIFWYAFVMEHTGSGPQWNNIIKANADLCKKNAWTNILYIQNFFPFEEMCATHTHQLALDMQLSLLSPLLVFFLQIKPVIGILLIFFLLQVSATFRYFATVNNYLSLVIFHGMTAKHLYKTANLTYAVSLHRATPYLFGVGLGVLLNYTGKNIKINKVFVALGWIFAAMLGSWSLFSPWRMARRDYVYDPEDAANYAVLGPVSWALSLCWIIFACFTDHGGIINKFLSNYWFVIFSRISYSVYLTQFAIFFYNLATIKYTSEFTILRAIDPYEAIVITLVSTILTLFCDIPMQEIKNVLMESTDTNSNKSNKNDNDNKIEIDNDKLDDKPELRQRKLSGRQKYLVKQDAYDELSREKRRSRSRSNQRNMYIERDKELTTTALKYQDTIKRERRSLSRQPTPIIKTNYEPDELRSSRRDRSNSRMSETRLSRRSESKSREKSPRIRKTPVRLISSGSEGSEDHHQIIGLPEKNSKLIIEKPRVSDEEDWEEELRIRRQQYQEKLTSNDIENKNDNDDSKDISRRSSAEGKIALLTEPTGSSVMDAWTISKGPRISLESSQGPTDTEEENRYNYDFDDDKPRNINDIDEINDEFNEPIDNFLLKMPNKTKTLMDLRQLTNEDQDLIPVATGKLFKRESIIKSQASEEDPEYLLPERPKLVEQEQEHPFRKAWQMQKSKSEEDGPSAFAIKDTKQQQTDNTNLQSSINDNNNKTTEPIFNYTIRDDNTKIRKAFSEESRSTSNISSEDFESSSMPLGRFDSDDIIRFSRSTTNEMESPKLEWHSDDEQLRRRHQRIRRGSQTLEWESDET; encoded by the exons ATGGCTATGTCCCACCTGGGCAAATACACTGTGCTCGGTGTTCTCGTGTTACTATTCTACGTGAGTTCAGGTTTTCGTGTTAGAGAAACTGGACAAGCAGCAGCATTAGAACAGGTCAATTCATGCTCATCAAAGCATGATAAATGTCCTGATAATGTACCAGTAACACACTCATCTCCAGCTCTGTCAAATAAACGTATTCAGACTAATGAAAAAGttggtaataaattaataaatgataaaagtcGACAGCCACATGTAGAAATTAAGGAAAAACTTCATCAAGGTCATGGTAAAACTAAGCCGATTGCAGGTAGAGCTGgagatattttgaaaaaaagtggaaaattaataaataataatgatgacgatgatgatgacgatgatgatgatgattctgaTGAAGTAAAAACGGCTGAAGATAGTGATGAAGCTGTTGTTGAAGttgacgacgacgacgatgatgatgatgatgatgacgacgacgacgatgacgatgatgatgatgaagttgGGGGTATAAGGGAACATAAAGTTAAGATagacagtaaaaaaatttataagggTGGACATAAGGTGAAAAAAACAGACAATGACGAAAACGACAATTCAAAAGCGAGTTCTATTAATAAACGTATCGATGCCAAGAGACTGCTAAAGAAAGATACCAAAAACGAGCAGAGTAAGAAAGTTGGTGCGGGAAAGAAATTGAATGATTCCGATGAAgacgatgatgacgatgacgatgacgatgatgatgacgatgacgatgatgacgacgacgacgatgatgatgatgatgactctcaagaaaaaattgataaaaagaaaaatgttaaaaaattagcgACTGGCttgaaaaaaggaaaagataataaaaaagatgatgatgacgacgacgacgacgatgatgatgatgatgacacagAAGAACTGAATGATagtgatgacgatgatgatgatgatgatgatgacgatgacgacgacgacgacgacgatgaCGATAGTAAAGaggacgaaaaaaaaaaaaaaaaaggtaaagaaTTGAAAACTGATAAAGAAAAGAAGTTGAAAGCAAAGAAAAAGATtgacgacgatgatgatgatgatgatgatgatgatgacgatgacgatgatgatgacgatgatgatgatgatgacgatgatgatgatgatgatgatgatgatgatgatgatgatgacgacgacgacgacgatgatgataatgatactaaagaaaaattagaagaaagaagaaaaactagt gacgatgatgatgatgacgacgacgacgacgacgacgacgatgatgatgatgatgacgacgacgacgacgacgatgatgacgatgatgatgattctaaagaaaaaaatagtaaaaataaaaaacttgatataaaaaattcaccaagtcgttcaaaaattgaattatcaaaatccAAAGGAACATCAAAAACATTAGAAtcgacaaaagaaaaaaacctaAAAGATACCAAAAAAGTAGAACtaaaaacagataaaaaagtagaaaaaaaaaccgagaAAAAGGTGGAGGCAAagtcagaaaaaaaagaaataaaacagccaaagaaaattgaaaaaaaattaacaaaagtaGATAAAAAATCAGAACTTGATA aaaaaaaggaAGGTAgtccaaaaaaacaaaaagatacATCCGTATCACTTGAGAAATTAAACGAATTATTGCTTAAATTACCAAATTTTGTGCCAGATTATTCAgaagttgatgatgattcatcTTGTCAACaagatggaaaaatatttcttcgtCAATTACGTGGAAATAAATTATGGGCTTTACAAA TGCTGGATGCAAGCGCGAAGGTTCCCTCGGGTCTATTACGAGGAAACATAAATCAACTAGGAGATTATGATCAATGTTTAGGAATTTCATCACGAATAAAGGTTGACGAAAAACAAACAGTTAAAATACAGGGTAAATATTGTCTAGGAAGTATTGATTTTCATCCATCTATACAAGAGACAAAAGTAGCTGCTAATTTAATGCAAAGTCGAGGATTTCTTCGTGGAAATATGCGCGat ACAAGTCATTTTGTTCCAAGATTTACAACAGCAAATTGGGCAATTTGTTTACCACACTCATGTTCAGCTGAACAggcaaaaaaaacaattgaatctggtcttaaaatatttaatatgacAACTGGTCTTAAATTCACAGTCGATGTTGATCCAGACATGTGTTATGTTCAAGAAAAATCTCAATCATTTTCCAAAGAAACAATTGGTGTATT atatttCTATGCAATGATTGTGTGTTTAGTCATCATAGCAACTTTACGTGATTACATTGTTATAtcagaaaaacaaaattactcAGAAAGAATTATCATGTCATTTTCACTTCGTAGAACagttaaatcattaataaaacctataaaattagaaacaaatgaaataacatGTATTCATGGTATAAGAACAATTGCTACAATGATGCTTTATGTTGCACACAAAATGATACCAATTGGTAGTACACCTTTCGCCAATAGAATTGTCTGGACcgag GTCGCTAATAATCCAATAAGTTCACTGTTGAGAGTTTCTCTTGTTTACACCGActcatttttattactaaGTGGTGTTTTAACAGCATTCAATCATGGTAAATCCACCGAAAATCGAAGATACTTCAGCCGTTTTATCGCCAGATTCATCAG gtTAACACCAGCTCTTTTAGTTGTTATATTTTGGTATGCATTTGTAATGGAACACACTGGATCAGGACCACAGTGGAACAACATAATAAAAGCCAATGCTGatctttgtaaaaaaaatgcttggacaaatattttatatatacaaaatttttttccattcgaagaaatg tgtGCTACTCATACACATCAACTTGCCCTCGACATGCAGCTGTCTCTTTTATCCCcccttttagttttttttttacaaataaaaccaGTAATTGGAATtctactaatattttttttacttcaagtATCAGCAACATTTAGATATTTTGCAacagtcaataattatttatcacttgttatttttcatgGAATGAC cgCAAAACATCTTTATAAAACAGCAAATTTAACATATGCTGTTTCACTACACCGAGCAACACCTTATTTATTTGGAGTTGGATTGGGAGTTTTACTGAATTATAccggaaaaaatataaaaattaataaa gTGTTTGTGGCTTTGGGATGGATATTTGCAGCAATGCTTGGTAGTTGGTCACTTTTTTCACCTTGGAGAATGGCTAGAAGAGACTATGTATATGATCCTGAGGATGCAGCAAATTATGCTGTTCTTGGACCGGTCTCTTGGGCACTCTCATTATGCTGGATAATATTTGCTTGTTTTACTGATCACGgaggaataattaataaatttttatcaaactattggtttgttatttttagcAGAATATCATATTCTGTATATTTAACACAGTTtgctatatttttctataatttagcgacaataaaatatacatcagAATTTACAATTCTTCGAGCg atTGATCCATATGAGGCTATAGTGATAACACTGGTGTCAACAATTTTGACGTTATTTTGTGACATTCCAAtgcaagaaataaaaaatgtattgatgGAAAGTACAGAtacaaattcaaataaatcaaataaaaatgataatgataataaaattgaaatagatAATGATAAACTTGATGATAAACCTGAATTGCGTCAAAGAAAATTAAGTGGTAGACAAAAATATCTTGTTAAGCAAGATGCATATGATGAATTATCAagagaaaaaagaagaagtaGAAGTCGTAGTAATCAAAGAAATATGTATATTGAACGTGATAAAGaattaacaacaacagcattaaaatatcaggatACAATTAAAAGAGAAAGACGATCATTATCAAGACAACCAACtccaattataaaaacaaattatgaaCCTGATGAATTACGTTCAAGCAGAAGAGACAGATCAAATTCTCGAATGTCAGAAACAAGATTATCAAGACGATCAGAATCAAAATCACGTGAAAAATCACCGAGAATTCGTAAAACACCAGTTAGATTAATTTCATCAGGAAGTGAAGGAAGTGaagatcatcatcaaataattggtttaccagaaaaaaattcaaaattaataattgaaaaaccaaGAGTTAGTGATGAAGAAGATTGGGAAGAAGAACTTCGTATAAGACGACAacaatatcaagaaaaattaacatctaatgatatagaaaataaaaatgataatgatgattcaaAAGACATAAGTAGAAGATCATCTGCTGAAGGTAAAATAGCATTATTAACTGAACCAACTGGTTCAAGTGTTATGGATGCATGGACAATAAGTAAAGGACCAAGAATATCATTAGAATCATCACAAGGACCAACAGATACTGAAGAAGAAAATAgatataattatgattttgatgatgataaaccacgaaatataaatgacattgatgaaataaatgatgaatttaatgagccaattgataattttttattaaaaatgccaaataaaacaaaaacactTATGGATTTACGTCAATTAACAAATGAAGATCAAGATTTAATACCAGTTGcaactggtaaattatttaaacgtgaatcaattataaaaagtcAAGCAAGTGAAGAAGATCCAGAATATTTATTACCAGAAAGACCAAAATTAGTTGAACAAGAACAAGAACATCCATTTCGTAAAGCATGGCAAATGCAAAAATCAAAATCCGAAGAAGATGGACCATCAGCATTTGCAATAAAAGAtacaaaacaacaacaaacagaTAATACCAATTTacaatcatcaattaatgataataataataaaacaactgaACCAATATTTAACTATACTATTCGTGATGATAATACTAAAATACGTAAAGCATTTAGTGAAGAAAGTAGATCAACAAGTAATATATCAAGTGAAGATtttgaatcatcatcaatgcCATTAGGAAGATTTGACTCAGATGATATAATAAGATTTAGTAGATCTACTACAAATGAAATGGAATCACCAAAATTAGAATGGCACAGTGATGATGAGCAACTTAGGAGAAGGCATCAAAGAATAAGAAGGGGATCACAAACATTGGAGTGGGAAAGTGACGAAACTTGA
- the LOC122855523 gene encoding nose resistant to fluoxetine protein 6-like, whose translation MMMWQVLFIFLISEQVFCKNISESNNENNIKNSKTSMMKTMEYEINDDLGLPMLQRDMTLLSIIIDTIKNENCKNHAIMILQETQNLTNWAVKFYDSSGKFPEGLLSGSTYQFGNFDECIGIGSDNNLPGDIKGKYCLGNIKIQVPQIYLNKKSSIWQNFRNRSKRYDESISELNWGICVPASCQSEDIQDIIERIIGFTFSSSKLKLTPIIDKQKCYTNEQQQQQQYDSIDFIYLLVIMTIVSLIIIGTIFDVIYSNNNHDKSPSIGLQVMNAFSFVSNLKRLCSPANDDGLGLDCISGIKFIAMAFIVAGHCLVFIIGGPILNQNFWTKAITKYENSIFLNNPLLVDTFLLLSGFLFSRILLKELDKRRSVNFLYLYIFRYIRLTPAYFVIVGLYVTWLPRLDSGPLWYRMIEEKQRCQSSWWTNILYINNYVNTDQLCMFQSWYLSVDTQLFILAPVIIYPLWKWRKLGEYILGFATIIAVTVPFLVTLVKQLDPTLMIYIDEIKDISTNKYYKETYIKTHMRAGAYCFGLIYGYLLYRIQSAEYKLTKNCVRVGWIMAILSLVISMFSIGIFYGPRKNFTSVEAAVYSSLHRALWSFGTGWILLACITNNSGPLRNFLRWRPFVALSRLTYSAYLVNGLVELHSISTMRTSSHLDNYSLFAKVMSHLVITFLGAVVLSTFFEAPILGLERIFLRPAMKKANVSTSQTTDA comes from the exons ATGATGATGTGGCAAgtgttgtttatatttttaataagtgAACAAgtgttttgtaaaaatattagtgaatctaataatgaaaataatattaaaaattcaaagacaTCAATGATGAAAACAATGGaatatgaaattaatgatgatcTTGGTCTTCCAATGTTACAAAGAGACATGACAttgttatcaataattatcgatacaattaaaaatgaaaattgtaaaaatcatGCAATTATGATACTTCAAGAGActcaaaatttaacaaattgggctgttaaattttatgattcatCTGGTAAATTTCCAGAAGGATTATTGAGTGGTTCAACATATCAATTTGGTAATTTTGATGAATGCATTGGCATTGGTAGTGACAATAATTTACCAGGTGATATTAAAGGTAAATATTGTCttggaaatattaaaattcaagtgccacaaatatatttaaataaaaaatcatcaatatggCAAAATTTTCGTAATCGATCAAAACGATATGACGAATCAATAAGTGAATTAAATTGGGGTATATGTGTACCAGCTTCTTGTCAATCAGAAGATATACAAGATATTATCGAACGAATTATTGGCTTTACATTTAGCAGTTCGAAACTCAAATTAACaccaattattgataaacaaaaatgttatacaaatgaacaacaacaacagcaacaatatgacagtattgattttatttatttgttagtAATCATGACAATTGTTTCATTGATTATAATTGGAACAATTTTTGAtgttatatattcaaataataatcatgataaatcACCGAGTATTGGATTACAAGTTATGAATGCATTTTCTTttgtatcaaatttaaaaaggcTATGTAGTCCAGCTAATGATGATGGTCTTGGTTTGGATTGTATATCaggaattaaatttattgcaaTGGCATTCATTGTTGCTGGTCATTGTCTTGTATTTATCATTGGTGGtccaattttaaatcaaaatttttggaCAAAAGCAATaacaaaatatgaaaattcaatatttttaaataatccatTATTAGTTGATACATTTTTACTATTAagtggatttttattttcaagaattttattaaaagaactTGATAAACGACgttctgttaattttttatatttatatatatttcgatacaTAAG aTTGACACCAGCttattttgtaattgttgGTCTTTATGTAACTTGGCTGCCAAGATTGGACTCTGGTCCTCTTTGGTATCGAATGATTGAGGAAAAACAAAGATGCCAATCATCTTGGTGGACAAATATtctttacataaataattatgtaaacaCAGATCAGCTG tgtatgtTTCAATCTTGGTATTTATCAGTTGATACACAATTATTTATCCTAGCACCAGTGATTATTTATCCACTATGGAAATGGCGAAAACTTGGTGAATACATACTTGGATTTGCAACAATTATTGCAGTAACTGTACCTTTTTTGGTGACGCTGGTTAAACAACTTGATCCAACTTTAATGATTTACATTGA TGAAATTAAAGACATTTCaacgaataaatattataaagaaaCTTATATTAAAACTCACATGAGAGCTGGAGCATATTGCTTTGGATTAATTTATGGATATTTGTTGTATAGAATTCAATCTGCTGAGTATAAATTGACaaag AATTGCGTGAGAGTTGGATGGATCATGGCTATACTTTCACTCGTAATATCCATGTTCTCAATAGGAATTTTTTATGgaccaagaaaaaattttacatcagTTGAAGCTGCTGTATACTCATCTCTACATCGGGCACTTTGGAGTTTTGGTACTGGATGGATCCTTCTTGCTTGTATAACAAATAACTCtg gaccattaagaaattttttaagatgGAGACCTTTTGTAGCACTTAGCCGTCTAACTTATTCAGCTTATTTGGTTAATGGTTTAGTTGAATTGCACAGTATTTCAACAATGAGAACTTCAAGTCATCTCGATAATTATAGCttg tttgcCAAAGTTATGTCTCACTTGGTTATTACGTTTCTTGGTGCTGTTGTACTATCAACATTTTTTGAAGCTCCAATTCTCGGTCTAGAAAGAATATTTCTTCGACCTG cAATGAAAAAAGCCAACGTCTCGACAAGTCAAACGACAGACGCATAA